One segment of Natranaeroarchaeum aerophilus DNA contains the following:
- a CDS encoding GNAT family N-acetyltransferase yields MRPEATCQYWDPSDCEGTEHCPSRCPRFVDTTGSVWTVRPYAPSDREALLEMYREFDSDDRAQGLPPLTEERRVEWIDTLVADGGNFVATADGEIAGHAVYMPTHDPEPELAVFVHQEYQSRGLGTELCKHVIADASAAGRDALVLEVEPSNRHAIGMYERLGFERVEAGGSRSRIDRRAPSFQMRLELSSPSALTTRHPPLVRG; encoded by the coding sequence ATGAGGCCCGAAGCCACCTGCCAGTACTGGGACCCGTCGGACTGTGAGGGGACCGAACACTGCCCGTCTCGCTGTCCCCGGTTTGTCGACACCACCGGGTCGGTGTGGACCGTCCGTCCCTACGCGCCCTCGGACCGCGAGGCGCTGCTGGAGATGTATCGTGAGTTCGATTCCGACGACCGTGCGCAGGGGCTCCCACCACTGACTGAAGAGCGTCGCGTCGAGTGGATCGATACGCTCGTCGCCGACGGCGGGAATTTCGTCGCCACCGCCGACGGCGAGATTGCGGGCCACGCGGTCTACATGCCGACACACGATCCCGAGCCCGAACTCGCCGTCTTCGTTCACCAGGAGTATCAGTCTCGGGGGCTCGGGACCGAGCTCTGCAAACACGTCATCGCGGATGCCTCGGCTGCCGGTCGTGACGCGCTGGTCCTCGAAGTCGAGCCGTCGAACCGACACGCCATCGGTATGTACGAACGGCTCGGCTTCGAGCGCGTCGAGGCCGGTGGTTCTCGCTCCCGGATCGATCGGCGTGCACCCTCATTTCAGATGCGCCTGGAGCTCTCCTCACCGAGCGCGCTGACGACGCGCCATCCACCACTCGTTCGGGGCTGA
- the nrfD gene encoding NrfD/PsrC family molybdoenzyme membrane anchor subunit, with translation MIHDSPALFWDWMIGAYLFLGGISGGAYLTGAAADYLRQRSQSGGVPGFDRTDTKSRAYGLTALGGMVVSFAAISLGGLLLLFHLGEPLNAIELWLFTNIESWMAIGVWVIILFVVAALAQLAWLGFGRDGGFGLDLGPIDEIVDRTRPATDTRLALHIVGGALAVTLIVYTALLLSAVAPVVPLWHPILLPLLFLTSGISMGISATALVPTLLLGVDDTGVHEFSLADDAVILGEIGVLAALLWYLAGAGGTATASYELLTQTFMLEFWGFVVVVGLLLPLLISGTLILLHRRGTHVDGLVGRAAYGSKFGFVLIGGLFLRLSILYAALNVPIF, from the coding sequence ATGATACACGACTCACCGGCGCTGTTCTGGGACTGGATGATCGGAGCGTACCTCTTCCTCGGCGGGATCTCCGGGGGAGCGTACCTGACTGGCGCGGCCGCGGACTACCTCCGCCAGCGATCGCAGAGCGGCGGCGTCCCTGGCTTCGATCGCACCGACACGAAATCGAGGGCGTATGGACTCACCGCGCTGGGCGGAATGGTCGTTAGCTTCGCCGCGATCTCGCTTGGCGGCCTGCTGTTGTTGTTCCACCTGGGCGAACCGCTCAACGCGATCGAGCTGTGGCTGTTCACCAACATCGAATCGTGGATGGCCATCGGCGTCTGGGTGATTATCCTGTTTGTCGTCGCGGCACTGGCACAGCTCGCCTGGCTCGGCTTCGGTCGTGACGGCGGGTTTGGCCTCGATCTCGGCCCGATCGACGAGATTGTCGACCGGACCCGTCCGGCCACGGATACCCGGCTTGCACTCCACATCGTCGGCGGAGCCCTCGCAGTGACGTTGATCGTGTACACCGCACTGCTGCTCAGCGCGGTCGCTCCGGTTGTCCCGCTCTGGCATCCGATCTTGCTCCCGCTGCTCTTTCTCACCAGCGGCATCTCGATGGGTATCAGCGCAACGGCGCTCGTACCGACGCTGCTGCTCGGTGTCGATGACACCGGCGTTCACGAGTTCAGTCTCGCTGACGACGCCGTGATCCTCGGGGAGATTGGTGTACTCGCTGCCCTGCTGTGGTATCTCGCCGGTGCAGGTGGCACCGCTACCGCGAGCTACGAGCTGTTGACCCAGACGTTCATGCTGGAGTTCTGGGGCTTCGTCGTGGTGGTCGGACTGCTGCTCCCGCTTCTGATTTCGGGGACGCTCATCCTCCTGCACCGCCGTGGCACCCACGTCGACGGGCTGGTCGGGCGCGCGGCATACGGCTCCAAGTTTGGCTTCGTCCTGATCGGCGGGCTATTCCTCCGTCTGTCGATCCTCTATGCGGCGCTGAACGTCCCGATCTTCTGA
- a CDS encoding universal stress protein, which translates to MYRRILLPTDGSEGSQRAIEHAVALADEVGAAIHAVYVLNATEFDELDGDAVDERKHAGESALDAVERACDRVGIDLNRELRRGVPHEEILAAAEESGSDAVVMGTHGRTGIDRLLVGSVTERVIRESPIPVTTVRVAEENLAIDTPERALERAREAVDEAGYEEIDVLDEPYRGTSFWIVPMELGGKTARVHIDGSTGSIRIATSGN; encoded by the coding sequence ATGTACAGACGCATTTTGTTACCGACCGACGGGAGCGAGGGGAGCCAGCGAGCGATCGAACATGCCGTTGCGCTCGCCGATGAAGTCGGCGCGGCTATCCATGCCGTCTACGTGCTCAACGCGACCGAGTTCGACGAACTCGACGGAGACGCGGTCGACGAGCGAAAACACGCCGGAGAGTCGGCGCTCGATGCGGTCGAACGAGCATGCGATCGGGTCGGTATCGACCTGAATCGCGAGCTCCGGCGGGGCGTCCCCCACGAGGAGATTCTGGCGGCCGCCGAGGAGTCGGGGTCGGATGCGGTGGTAATGGGAACACACGGCCGTACTGGCATCGACCGTCTGCTCGTCGGGAGCGTCACCGAGCGTGTGATCAGGGAGTCACCAATACCGGTTACGACCGTCCGGGTTGCCGAAGAAAACCTCGCGATCGACACCCCCGAACGTGCGCTCGAACGGGCGAGAGAAGCGGTTGATGAGGCTGGATACGAGGAGATCGACGTTCTCGACGAGCCCTATCGGGGAACGAGTTTCTGGATCGTCCCAATGGAACTGGGGGGGAAGACGGCACGAGTCCACATCGATGGCTCGACCGGAAGCATCAGGATCGCCACCTCGGGTAATTAA
- a CDS encoding helix-turn-helix domain-containing protein has translation MTTEDGQTSHTLYVEFELSSVADVECPLEAFGEEEVTRVTQQSLGDDCHVDTTLETDDGETEIVHSTATMGEDCHCPVFLEFDSIPEIIEVQEEHVVVRTHLADRTQLAALVDELKAVTGRLALRRLVRTDATEADQPRQTSLDLSELTETERATAAKAVARGYYRTPRETTIGELATEAGISDSAMSQRLSAVESKLALAAFADTVG, from the coding sequence ATGACGACCGAGGACGGGCAGACGAGTCACACTCTCTACGTCGAGTTCGAGTTGAGCTCGGTCGCAGACGTAGAATGCCCCCTGGAGGCATTCGGAGAGGAGGAGGTGACACGTGTCACACAACAGTCCCTCGGTGACGATTGTCACGTCGACACGACCCTCGAAACCGACGACGGCGAGACGGAGATCGTTCACAGTACGGCCACGATGGGTGAGGACTGTCACTGTCCCGTCTTTCTCGAGTTCGATTCGATCCCGGAGATCATCGAGGTCCAGGAGGAGCACGTCGTCGTCAGGACACATCTCGCGGATCGAACGCAGCTCGCGGCGCTGGTCGACGAGCTGAAAGCGGTTACCGGTCGCCTCGCATTGCGACGACTCGTTCGCACGGACGCCACCGAGGCTGACCAGCCCCGACAGACGTCACTTGATCTATCGGAGCTGACCGAGACGGAGCGGGCTACCGCAGCCAAGGCAGTCGCCAGAGGGTACTACCGAACGCCCAGAGAGACGACCATCGGAGAGCTCGCGACAGAGGCTGGCATCTCCGATTCGGCGATGTCACAGCGTTTGAGCGCGGTCGAGTCGAAGCTGGCACTTGCCGCCTTTGCGGATACTGTCGGGTGA
- a CDS encoding 4Fe-4S ferredoxin N-terminal domain-containing protein gives MIPDDSHDDIEDRAANLLDDVEYDTELAKQMSRDARRVSNGELAEGEFHERYREAVEDEFDLDVPEYSEINVKEQALGGKSKSRRSVLAALGMAAGVATAGGAGFRDASTRFGVGSGDDTVVAEETSDDEGRKVGMVLDTEACIKCLQCVEACKEENATHEGDFWMDVFRYQREDREYTSDDEADQVESLQRPCMHCEDAPCVSVCPNNSRFYSEDGRVLCDYDICLGCKYCEVACPYHVNEFVFSEQPDGVEFVGEPRDDEDRWVSGPPPEGSCSKCTFCSHREQGEGHQESTACEDACPVDAIHFGDLNDEDSDPNQYLDQFDEEETFKLRTDASNPKVTYIGDNPEDVETAQVPGPVTYDDMGLSEPTAK, from the coding sequence ATGATACCCGACGACTCTCACGACGATATCGAGGACCGCGCTGCAAACCTTCTCGACGACGTCGAGTACGACACGGAGCTTGCAAAGCAAATGAGCCGCGACGCGCGGCGTGTGAGCAACGGCGAACTCGCGGAAGGCGAGTTCCACGAGCGCTACCGGGAGGCGGTCGAAGACGAGTTCGACCTCGACGTCCCCGAGTACTCGGAAATCAACGTCAAAGAGCAAGCGCTCGGCGGGAAATCGAAGTCCCGACGCTCCGTGCTGGCGGCTCTCGGGATGGCCGCCGGTGTTGCGACTGCCGGCGGGGCGGGATTCCGAGACGCGAGCACGCGCTTCGGTGTCGGCTCCGGCGACGATACGGTCGTTGCGGAGGAAACGAGCGACGACGAGGGGCGGAAGGTCGGGATGGTCCTCGATACGGAAGCATGTATCAAATGTCTTCAGTGTGTCGAGGCCTGCAAGGAGGAAAACGCCACTCACGAGGGCGACTTCTGGATGGACGTCTTCCGCTACCAGCGTGAGGACCGCGAGTACACGAGCGACGACGAAGCCGATCAGGTCGAATCGCTCCAGCGTCCCTGCATGCACTGTGAGGACGCACCGTGTGTCAGCGTCTGTCCCAACAACTCGCGGTTTTACAGCGAGGACGGGCGGGTGCTCTGTGACTACGACATCTGTCTCGGCTGCAAGTACTGTGAGGTCGCGTGTCCGTACCACGTCAACGAGTTCGTCTTCTCGGAGCAGCCCGACGGCGTCGAGTTCGTCGGCGAGCCCCGCGACGACGAGGATCGCTGGGTCTCCGGTCCGCCACCGGAGGGCTCCTGTAGCAAGTGTACCTTCTGTTCGCATCGCGAGCAGGGCGAGGGCCACCAGGAGTCGACGGCGTGTGAGGATGCCTGTCCGGTCGACGCCATCCACTTTGGCGACCTCAACGACGAGGACAGCGATCCGAACCAGTACCTCGATCAGTTCGACGAGGAGGAGACGTTCAAGCTCCGGACCGACGCCTCGAACCCGAAAGTCACCTACATCGGTGACAACCCCGAGGACGTCGAAACCGCACAGGTGCCCGGTCCGGTTACCTACGACGACATGGGACTGAGCGAGCCCACGGCAAAATAA
- a CDS encoding ABC transporter substrate-binding protein, with product MQNNSTNGLDPRGRERRSGPDHRSGVTASRRRFLAAGSGAALAVTAGCLSTLRDDGDVVTFGTLPIAAVAEIHLAEERGYFEDRGIDLEIERITGAPQAVPQLASGELDVASGSIGASIFNSIAQDVPVQIVADQTQWWENQPSGNRIWVREELYSDGMALSDVEGTPTVAINGEGGSMDYVVGRLLASEGMGWADIEITEMPFPDMIGAMAGGEIDLCSIPDPLGLQVASEANAGQLLYGSEVAPRMQIAGYFYGQPFIEERPAVARRWLEAYLLGVREYYEMGGFPDEELAGIISDAIDVPVGAIRSSIPSLPHKNGFVNVDSIMRQQEYHACRGYVDETVEAEAIVNESILDEALAEVGRLDEAEATPSVANIEEWSESAPAPYPPLGDMTPPSESPTDAICE from the coding sequence ATGCAAAATAACTCGACCAACGGGCTGGATCCCCGAGGCCGTGAGAGACGTTCGGGGCCGGACCACCGTTCCGGTGTCACTGCATCGCGTCGTCGCTTCCTCGCTGCAGGGAGCGGAGCCGCACTCGCTGTGACTGCCGGTTGTTTGTCGACGCTTCGGGACGATGGCGACGTAGTAACGTTCGGGACGCTCCCGATCGCTGCAGTTGCGGAGATACATCTCGCAGAGGAACGTGGCTACTTCGAGGACAGGGGGATCGATCTGGAGATCGAACGGATCACCGGCGCACCGCAGGCGGTACCACAGCTCGCGTCCGGGGAGCTGGATGTGGCGAGCGGTTCGATCGGCGCAAGTATCTTCAACTCGATCGCACAGGACGTCCCTGTCCAGATCGTCGCGGACCAGACCCAGTGGTGGGAGAACCAGCCCTCCGGAAACCGGATCTGGGTCAGGGAGGAACTGTACTCCGATGGGATGGCGCTGTCCGATGTCGAGGGGACGCCGACAGTAGCGATCAACGGCGAAGGGGGATCGATGGATTACGTGGTCGGCCGACTGCTCGCCAGCGAAGGGATGGGCTGGGCCGACATCGAGATCACGGAGATGCCGTTCCCGGACATGATCGGCGCGATGGCGGGGGGCGAGATCGATCTCTGTTCGATTCCGGACCCGCTCGGCCTGCAGGTCGCCTCGGAGGCCAACGCCGGACAGCTACTGTACGGATCGGAAGTCGCGCCACGAATGCAGATCGCGGGATACTTTTACGGCCAGCCGTTCATCGAGGAGCGTCCGGCGGTCGCGCGTCGATGGCTGGAGGCGTATCTGCTCGGCGTCAGGGAGTACTACGAGATGGGCGGCTTTCCAGACGAGGAGCTGGCCGGAATCATCAGCGACGCGATCGACGTCCCGGTCGGGGCGATCCGCTCGTCGATCCCATCGCTCCCACACAAAAACGGGTTCGTCAACGTCGACAGTATCATGCGACAGCAGGAGTACCACGCCTGCCGGGGGTACGTCGACGAGACCGTCGAGGCCGAGGCGATCGTCAACGAGTCGATTCTCGACGAGGCGCTGGCGGAAGTCGGCCGACTCGACGAGGCGGAAGCAACGCCGTCGGTAGCGAACATCGAGGAGTGGAGCGAGTCGGCACCCGCTCCGTACCCACCGCTCGGGGACATGACGCCGCCGTCGGAGTCCCCGACCGACGCGATCTGCGAGTAG